From the Drosophila sechellia strain sech25 chromosome X, ASM438219v1, whole genome shotgun sequence genome, the window catcctcctcctccacctccacctcctcctcctcctcctcctcctcatcatcatcatcattccCCATCAGCACGGACTTGGCAAAATTGGCCTCAATTGGGAGGTTTATTGAGTTGCGTCGGACGAGCGAGGAGCGGCAGTTGAAAGCTGGCTTAGGTGGATCATCTGGAAACTCGTTGGTGATAGAGTTATGACGACGCGGTTGCATCGACGGCTGGGTGGCGTTACGAGCTTGGGAGAGGCCCACCGAAGCTGGCTGGGCCAAATGGGAATAGTACTTCTGGTTGCTGGCAAAGAACGGCTTATTCGAGGTGGAAGCCACAACCAGATTATTCAAGGACATGCTGGCCAATTGATGGGCCAAGTCCTCTATGGAAAGATGGGCGCGGACGAGTGGCCGCGCCGAAACAGTCTTCTTTTTTACCCAATTGGTCGGGCGGCCCCCTGCAGCACGATCGTCGCGGATGAATCGTGAAAAGGACACAGTCTTCTTTTTCATCCCCTTGGACATGGCAAAATTTGGCTCAGGAGAACGCATCAACGTCGATTGGAATCTCTTGTTCATCTGCAACGTAATACAATTTTAGGCAAGACGTAAAATACCAATATTACACTCTTGAACCTACCCAATTGGATGCCGGTAGCTTTGTTTCCTTCTTTGGCTTCATTATGACTTGGCGCAGTCTTGATTATTTAAGTAACAAACCAAAACAATTTGCCGATTATAGAGCGATACACTGGTCGTAGTCCTCAGTCGTATTGACTTGTCCTTTTGGCTcagaaaaaaagtaaaaaaaaaagaaaaaaaaagttcttaACAGAATTGTCATTTCAGTGAACAACACTACTGGCTCCTCTGTTATCGATCGGCTGATGATCGATTTTTGAAGATGtgcttgttattgtttttgaagTCCTAGTCAGaagataaatatttaatgatatTGAAGACAATGCATAGCTGAAGAATACAAATCACAAATTAGAAATATCAGATCATTTCATATCGTCTATATTGATTCGCTTTCCAAGgctttttcactttttgtcTTGTAATTCTTCAGTGACTTTTCTCTTTCCGTCAATCACCGCAGACAATGCAATCCCGTCCAAGCAACTGTCCAGGACATGGGAACGTGGGTCCAATGGGCGAGGCTTTCTTAAACTCAATTATGGAGCACAAAAAGAATGCTGCCAAGGCGTAAAAACGATAGGAGCGATCAACCCGCTGGATAGGTCTGCGACTTTATTTCGGGAGCATTATCTTACTACTCGTACTATTACTATTCTTTACTATCTTGGCAAGGCATTAGAACTAGTCCTCCCATTTTAATAAACCTGGTTGGCGTCTTTAGTCGCTTCTATTATAGAAGGTCCTTCTCCAGACGCGCGATGAACTTATACCGACCTTGTACGCCAGGATCTACCTGATCATGTCCTGAATACGGCTC encodes:
- the LOC116802292 gene encoding uncharacterized protein LOC116802292, whose protein sequence is MKPKKETKLPASNWMNKRFQSTLMRSPEPNFAMSKGMKKKTVSFSRFIRDDRAAGGRPTNWVKKKTVSARPLVRAHLSIEDLAHQLASMSLNNLPSMQPRRHNSITNEFPDDPPKPAFNCRSSLVRRNSINLPIEANFAKSVLMGNDDDDEEEEEEEEVEVEEEDEVQDLNEPATSTSQDAIPKPSKNFGFTF